From the Candidatus Schekmanbacteria bacterium genome, one window contains:
- a CDS encoding rubrerythrin family protein has product MAIMSKSEENLKAAFAGESQANRKYLAFADKAKKEGFKQAARMFLAAAEAETIHAHNHLRALKGIGSTKDNLKEAVSGETHEFKNMYPGMLEQARAEGNKEAERSFSYALQVEKGHAELYQKLLDGIDSSKDEYAYFVCPVCGYTSEKEAPEACPICAVKGSTFKKIDL; this is encoded by the coding sequence ATGGCAATCATGTCAAAGTCCGAAGAAAATCTAAAAGCTGCATTTGCAGGAGAATCACAGGCTAACCGCAAATATCTCGCATTCGCCGATAAGGCAAAAAAGGAAGGGTTCAAACAAGCTGCACGGATGTTCCTTGCTGCTGCCGAGGCTGAGACCATTCATGCCCACAATCATTTGCGTGCCCTTAAAGGGATTGGCAGTACCAAAGATAACCTGAAAGAGGCAGTTTCAGGAGAAACCCATGAATTCAAGAATATGTATCCCGGGATGCTTGAGCAGGCAAGGGCTGAAGGGAACAAGGAAGCGGAAAGGTCCTTCAGCTATGCGCTTCAGGTTGAGAAAGGACACGCTGAACTTTATCAGAAGCTACTCGATGGAATTGATTCATCGAAAGATGAGTATGCGTATTTTGTCTGCCCTGTGTGTGGTTATACTTCCGAGAAGGAAGCTCCTGAGGCTTGTCCTATTTGCGCTGTTAAGGGGAGTACATTTAAAAAAATAGATCTGTAA
- a CDS encoding TonB-dependent receptor, with amino-acid sequence MTFRFLGGRYWFAVLFALFLILSFSGTLASFAAEKGNISGTVTDEASKTPLPGIAVTVEGTDIIVYTNEKGEYEISLKPGTYKLRAELLGYKPSEALNVTVLEGETTKVNLKMEEALAIKGEEVVVTGERLNIPLSKTTASVAVVSSRDIEKVPVATNAADLLAYTPGVQMESGSSPFTKTIKIRGRTATPPRTASSGILLLVDGIPSNDPASGYANIYQIPSENIERIEVVKGASSAQYGGQAAAGVINIITRKGQTKPYTSAGASFGTFQRRSRAERELYESYTFSHGWGNKYFDYALSVAYAHTSGITSADTNKVGSAYSLFAKSHPGQGRLPDGTKVLLNRREIPFMLGKNVNELFDVGDHDKAERYSASASLGINLFKGNKLRINPSYSFLNSYSIFSPGNIPISIPSETFLQSGLRILNRRDALNIIDKWDITPNLTYNFRMGLIKSTDIADFLFVNDFIDYDKETEAVSGLKDGFVGGGGPFSPAPDFMLNRSFTFANDLSYKFDILDGDTLTIGQEYQWTKSSSPTLSYVQPSVKRNIHSLFFQNMLVIKDLTFSVGGRWDQATTFIDDFDDEFSPRVGFNYEISPGTSFRFSIGRARRFPEFARKFGLAQSNGRSFGNPALDPEINWTYELGFKFSTKYVNGDIAYFYDDYSDFELPVTLQSLGFADGAAYSEQVLGISRAAQAATGKNFEQQRSNTYINGPNVVFQGFDTSVEINPTKDWQISLSYLFQRAIVGNPNPFDFSQGTPQRLFIAADGIPIGPLLEQGNRLEWYPTHIFKVGSGYTFPFDLRVDVEGRFKSTTHFVTAVYPGGTLPQPEHWIWDFKMAQPLFNGKAKLTFSIENVFSKLYFENGGIPSNVARYVWGLETKF; translated from the coding sequence ATGACTTTCAGGTTTTTAGGGGGGAGATACTGGTTTGCCGTGCTTTTTGCTTTATTTTTGATTTTATCTTTTTCCGGCACTTTAGCTTCCTTTGCGGCAGAAAAAGGAAATATCTCAGGCACTGTCACAGATGAGGCAAGCAAAACGCCTCTTCCCGGTATAGCTGTAACCGTAGAAGGAACGGACATTATCGTTTATACGAATGAAAAGGGAGAATATGAGATAAGTCTTAAACCCGGCACATATAAGCTAAGGGCTGAACTTTTAGGATATAAACCCTCTGAGGCATTGAATGTAACAGTACTTGAAGGGGAAACAACCAAAGTCAATTTAAAAATGGAGGAAGCCCTTGCCATCAAAGGTGAGGAAGTCGTAGTCACGGGAGAAAGGCTTAATATTCCCCTTTCAAAGACAACAGCTTCGGTTGCTGTAGTGTCTTCCAGGGATATTGAGAAAGTCCCGGTTGCAACAAATGCTGCTGATCTTCTTGCTTATACCCCGGGTGTACAGATGGAAAGCGGCTCATCTCCTTTTACCAAGACGATAAAGATAAGAGGAAGGACTGCAACCCCTCCGCGTACCGCATCAAGCGGGATACTTCTCCTTGTTGACGGCATACCTTCAAATGACCCTGCGTCAGGATATGCGAACATTTACCAGATACCTTCCGAGAACATCGAGAGGATCGAGGTTGTAAAAGGTGCTTCATCAGCACAGTACGGTGGTCAGGCAGCAGCGGGTGTCATAAATATCATAACGAGGAAAGGGCAGACTAAACCTTATACATCTGCAGGAGCAAGTTTCGGGACATTCCAGCGCAGAAGCAGGGCTGAAAGAGAGTTATATGAAAGTTATACCTTCAGTCACGGCTGGGGAAATAAGTATTTTGATTATGCATTAAGCGTGGCGTATGCCCATACAAGCGGTATTACGAGCGCAGATACCAATAAGGTTGGAAGCGCTTACAGCCTGTTTGCCAAAAGCCATCCCGGGCAAGGGCGTCTTCCTGATGGTACGAAGGTTCTTCTCAACAGAAGGGAAATCCCTTTTATGCTGGGGAAAAATGTCAACGAGCTTTTTGATGTTGGTGACCATGACAAGGCTGAGAGATATTCAGCAAGTGCTAGCCTTGGCATTAATCTGTTCAAAGGGAATAAGCTGAGAATCAACCCGAGTTATTCCTTTCTTAACTCCTACAGCATATTCTCTCCCGGAAACATACCTATATCAATACCAAGTGAAACATTTCTCCAGTCAGGCTTAAGGATACTTAACAGAAGGGATGCTCTTAACATAATTGACAAATGGGATATCACCCCGAATCTTACTTACAATTTCAGGATGGGACTAATAAAAAGCACTGATATCGCTGATTTCCTATTTGTGAATGATTTTATTGACTATGATAAGGAGACGGAAGCGGTATCTGGTTTGAAAGACGGTTTCGTAGGAGGAGGTGGCCCATTTTCACCTGCCCCTGACTTTATGTTAAACAGGAGCTTCACATTTGCAAATGACTTAAGCTACAAATTTGACATTTTAGATGGCGACACGCTTACAATAGGCCAGGAATATCAATGGACAAAAAGCTCATCGCCCACCTTAAGTTATGTACAGCCGAGCGTTAAAAGGAATATTCATTCCCTGTTTTTTCAGAATATGCTTGTTATAAAGGACCTGACATTTTCAGTTGGCGGCAGATGGGACCAGGCTACAACGTTTATCGATGATTTTGATGATGAGTTTTCACCTCGTGTTGGATTTAATTATGAGATTTCTCCGGGCACGAGTTTCCGTTTTTCAATTGGAAGGGCAAGAAGGTTTCCTGAGTTTGCAAGAAAATTCGGACTTGCTCAGTCAAATGGACGTTCTTTCGGGAATCCTGCCTTAGATCCGGAAATTAACTGGACATACGAACTCGGATTCAAGTTCTCGACTAAATATGTAAATGGCGATATCGCATACTTCTATGATGATTACTCGGATTTTGAACTTCCCGTGACCCTGCAGTCATTGGGATTTGCAGACGGTGCGGCTTATTCGGAACAGGTTCTTGGTATTTCAAGAGCAGCACAGGCAGCCACTGGCAAGAATTTTGAACAACAAAGGAGCAATACTTATATAAACGGACCTAATGTTGTTTTCCAGGGATTTGATACATCTGTTGAAATAAATCCAACAAAAGACTGGCAGATTTCACTTTCGTACCTGTTCCAGAGGGCTATTGTAGGAAATCCCAATCCTTTTGACTTCAGTCAGGGAACTCCTCAGAGACTTTTCATTGCTGCTGACGGGATACCAATAGGACCACTTCTTGAGCAAGGCAACAGACTCGAGTGGTATCCTACCCATATATTCAAAGTAGGTTCCGGTTATACTTTTCCATTCGACCTGAGAGTTGATGTAGAGGGGCGCTTTAAGAGCACCACTCATTTTGTGACTGCTGTGTATCCCGGCGGAACACTTCCGCAACCCGAGCACTGGATATGGGATTTCAAGATGGCGCAGCCTTTATTTAATGGCAAGGCGAAACTTACCTTTTCCATAGAGAACGTTTTCAGCAAGCTCTATTTTGAAAATGGCGGAATACCGTCCAATGTGGCGAGGTATGTTTGGGGGTTGGAGACCAAATTTTAA
- a CDS encoding VOC family protein, translated as MIKFNGVNHLAMATGDMDKTIRFWRDLLGMRLVSGLGRQGYRHYFFQISEYDLIAFFEWEAVKPVKEKDHGEPVKGPFIFDHVSFGVETEEALWELKDKIFAAGFEVSDVIDHGFIHSIYAFDPNGIPIEFSHNVEGIDVRKNPNMGDNSCSTVAKEGAEPQAGKWPAVTNPTPLKERKIYPGAGSELFHGKK; from the coding sequence ATGATAAAATTTAACGGTGTAAATCATCTTGCTATGGCAACGGGGGACATGGACAAAACTATCCGGTTCTGGCGAGACCTTCTCGGAATGAGGCTTGTTTCAGGACTTGGCCGGCAGGGGTACAGACATTATTTTTTCCAAATATCTGAATATGACCTGATAGCATTCTTTGAATGGGAAGCAGTTAAACCGGTAAAAGAAAAAGACCACGGCGAGCCTGTCAAAGGACCTTTTATTTTTGACCATGTATCCTTCGGAGTGGAAACAGAAGAAGCACTTTGGGAATTGAAAGACAAAATTTTCGCCGCAGGTTTTGAGGTTTCAGATGTAATAGACCACGGCTTCATACATTCAATCTATGCCTTTGATCCAAACGGCATCCCAATAGAATTCAGCCATAATGTGGAAGGAATTGACGTGAGAAAGAATCCCAATATGGGAGATAATTCGTGTTCAACTGTTGCGAAAGAAGGGGCTGAACCTCAAGCAGGGAAATGGCCGGCCGTAACAAATCCAACACCTTTGAAGGAACGAAAAATTTATCCCGGCGCAGGAAGCGAACTCTTCCATGGGAAGAAGTAA
- a CDS encoding aldehyde ferredoxin oxidoreductase, which produces MAHLLRALHIDAATGYYRLVKFESGEVIGPVDYGFKVYQERNGLCIGGGLLAGSIIPGSNRLIFSGRSPHWEGFYVSTMGGAALVFDDLGINFIVIEGKCPQASILKLKRDRSEMIDIDIEPLPALQEIWKSYKNLKGTLALQSYLYDRYLSHFSKSPRILVTGPAALHTNFGAICSSQITSDGISNAECWAGRGGFGSKLLREHNIAAIIFGGTYIDDDLMDKTLVDRYFLDKYQMKMKLKDFEVTKKYRFDPKFDTGGTFGVNFTSLKELLFSFNYSSIYLTDAERLEIHERFIKAHYLKQFNSEIIAEKSFFTCGEPCVAVCKKVRGEYKKDYEPYEALGPNCGIFDQRAAEEIVYYADSMGFDAIEIGGMVSWVMELLSKGIIKKDLLRLSCEPVFDYKNFRIIEDSQNNARLSREIIDMILFKEWGKNFRLGMRQAAKELDESVGINTIDYAVFNAFGEYGTMVPNQYWTPGMFSPMSIMGKYFEYYGYDYHEPRELGRLNAERMVKEISIDNAGMCRFHRGWAEDIIEEIFNDYFAMKVDFFAHHLKLVSAMNESNHSHFWESSRIIDIVGKYLEKHLQESPSNEELKKWCDGFRNDKRNTARRYWKELRDGMNEVFSTY; this is translated from the coding sequence ATGGCACATCTTCTGAGAGCGCTGCATATAGATGCAGCAACTGGTTATTACAGACTTGTAAAATTTGAGAGCGGCGAAGTAATAGGCCCGGTTGACTATGGTTTCAAAGTCTATCAGGAGCGGAACGGGCTTTGTATCGGAGGAGGTTTGCTTGCCGGCTCCATTATCCCCGGCTCCAACAGGCTTATATTCAGCGGACGCTCCCCCCACTGGGAAGGATTTTATGTATCCACAATGGGGGGAGCTGCCCTTGTATTTGATGACCTGGGAATAAACTTTATTGTCATCGAAGGGAAGTGTCCGCAGGCGAGCATCCTGAAGCTCAAGCGTGACAGGTCTGAGATGATAGATATAGACATTGAGCCTTTGCCCGCACTTCAGGAGATATGGAAGTCCTATAAAAATCTTAAAGGCACTTTAGCCCTTCAGTCCTATCTTTACGACAGGTATCTATCGCACTTTTCAAAATCACCGCGCATTCTTGTAACAGGTCCGGCAGCACTTCATACAAATTTCGGTGCAATCTGCTCTTCTCAGATTACGAGTGACGGGATTTCCAATGCTGAATGCTGGGCAGGAAGAGGCGGATTCGGGTCTAAGCTTTTGAGGGAACATAATATTGCTGCCATAATATTCGGCGGCACTTATATCGACGATGACCTGATGGACAAGACCCTTGTTGACCGTTACTTCCTGGATAAATACCAGATGAAGATGAAACTCAAGGATTTCGAGGTCACTAAAAAATACCGCTTTGACCCAAAGTTTGATACCGGAGGGACATTTGGTGTTAACTTTACCTCCCTGAAAGAACTTCTTTTCAGCTTCAATTACAGTTCCATTTATCTTACAGACGCAGAACGTCTTGAAATACATGAGAGGTTTATAAAAGCTCATTATCTAAAACAGTTCAACAGCGAGATAATAGCGGAAAAGAGTTTTTTTACCTGCGGAGAACCCTGTGTCGCAGTTTGTAAGAAGGTACGGGGGGAATACAAAAAAGATTATGAGCCATACGAGGCATTAGGACCCAACTGCGGGATATTTGACCAGAGAGCCGCTGAAGAAATCGTGTATTATGCTGATTCCATGGGATTTGATGCCATAGAGATAGGGGGCATGGTTTCATGGGTCATGGAACTTCTCTCTAAAGGAATAATAAAAAAAGATCTCCTCAGGTTAAGTTGTGAACCGGTTTTCGATTACAAGAACTTCAGGATTATAGAAGATTCGCAGAATAATGCGCGGCTTTCCAGAGAAATAATTGACATGATACTTTTTAAGGAATGGGGGAAGAACTTCAGGCTTGGTATGAGACAGGCCGCAAAGGAGCTGGATGAAAGTGTTGGCATAAACACAATAGATTATGCTGTTTTTAATGCCTTCGGAGAGTATGGCACAATGGTGCCTAACCAGTATTGGACACCAGGTATGTTCTCTCCTATGTCCATAATGGGAAAATATTTTGAGTATTACGGATATGATTACCATGAGCCGCGCGAGCTTGGCAGGCTGAATGCAGAACGTATGGTAAAGGAGATTTCCATAGATAACGCAGGAATGTGCCGTTTCCATCGGGGGTGGGCTGAGGACATTATAGAAGAAATATTCAATGATTATTTTGCTATGAAAGTAGATTTTTTTGCTCATCACTTAAAGCTTGTCTCTGCGATGAATGAGTCAAACCACTCCCACTTTTGGGAAAGCAGCAGGATTATTGATATTGTCGGAAAATACCTTGAGAAGCATCTTCAGGAGAGTCCGTCCAATGAAGAGCTTAAAAAATGGTGCGACGGATTTAGAAATGATAAGCGCAATACTGCCCGCCGCTACTGGAAAGAGCTTAGAGACGGAATGAATGAGGTATTCAGCACGTATTAA
- a CDS encoding pyridoxamine 5'-phosphate oxidase family protein — translation MTRLRWLLVIVLCGSLGFYSAGLFAADEKPGAASAASAPAETKVKPAAIKATDKKIPNHPNVEISMTCSECHEVQYDAESTATKTWINNYAQMPKDALWKKISDFLPNRQRFVMATVGEKDGKYYPTATTADFTLVPDEHIFICSNEKGTEKMTELTKNSLVSMVHYEGSIEGPTPPSVRWWKSVQVFGKATPYEPGTAEFSDLAKKYVFYRVTPDRALKRMIMTRIDVERIIYFDSSLMKEGFSPYQLWEK, via the coding sequence ATGACGAGACTCAGATGGCTGTTGGTGATTGTGCTTTGCGGTTCTCTAGGTTTTTATTCTGCTGGTCTTTTTGCTGCTGACGAAAAACCGGGAGCTGCTTCAGCGGCAAGTGCACCTGCTGAAACAAAAGTAAAGCCTGCTGCAATAAAAGCAACGGATAAAAAAATCCCGAACCACCCGAATGTTGAAATATCAATGACCTGCTCTGAATGCCATGAAGTTCAGTACGATGCAGAGTCAACAGCAACTAAAACATGGATTAACAACTATGCTCAGATGCCAAAAGATGCTCTCTGGAAAAAGATCTCTGATTTTCTTCCCAACAGGCAGCGTTTCGTGATGGCAACAGTTGGAGAAAAAGACGGCAAATATTATCCTACGGCAACTACTGCTGACTTTACCCTTGTTCCTGATGAGCATATCTTCATCTGCTCCAATGAAAAGGGAACTGAAAAGATGACAGAGCTTACGAAGAACTCACTTGTAAGCATGGTACATTATGAAGGTTCCATCGAAGGACCAACACCTCCTTCGGTCCGCTGGTGGAAGAGTGTTCAGGTTTTTGGCAAGGCAACTCCTTATGAGCCTGGTACCGCGGAATTTAGTGATCTTGCAAAAAAATATGTCTTTTACAGAGTAACTCCTGACCGCGCTTTGAAAAGAATGATTATGACAAGGATAGATGTTGAAAGGATAATTTATTTTGATTCCTCACTTATGAAAGAAGGGTTTTCACCTTATCAGCTTTGGGAAAAATGA
- a CDS encoding MFS transporter → MTEQSKTNSKFVGIEIPSGVTRRNFYFLYTAAFLVNVLMVFPAVIQPVFLKEIIGIPDSKAGSINSLLQNLSQVASLFLAGYVGFLSDRLGRRIMLMSGAAITGLFIISFGYSKELGMIVGLSPEYAVYVTRFILGVALIFTWPHFSPLIADYTNPSSRGKAMAMYGIAMGLGTILSFGAIGQMPRVFGIYNSFLVAAGVAFLASIVIWAGLVDRMSEEKKKQPGRFKELMALVKKSTPLKVSYAATFIGRADTPIIRLLMMVWLVTAAEKHGLTPVKATGIGGLIMMGFAVMAMLSNVVAGPLVDKIGRVATIILSMASASIGFGLLYFVDNPFSYAVALPIGLIGFGMSGVVIGANTLAADAAPRYLVGTVMGGLNTVQSVGLILLLQAAGVIRDIFSTQFAFMFKAILNVLFIVWLLVVRKKCEAELTLTANAENLGAAEAVLK, encoded by the coding sequence ATGACAGAGCAAAGTAAAACTAATTCAAAATTCGTTGGTATAGAAATTCCTTCTGGGGTAACCAGAAGGAATTTCTATTTCCTTTATACTGCTGCTTTTCTTGTAAATGTATTGATGGTTTTCCCGGCTGTCATACAGCCTGTATTCCTGAAAGAGATAATAGGTATTCCAGACAGCAAGGCAGGCTCAATAAATTCGCTTTTACAGAATTTAAGCCAGGTGGCTTCGCTTTTCCTTGCAGGCTATGTTGGATTTCTTTCCGACAGACTTGGAAGAAGGATTATGCTCATGTCAGGTGCAGCCATCACAGGGCTTTTCATAATCAGTTTTGGCTATTCAAAAGAATTGGGCATGATAGTCGGATTGTCACCAGAGTATGCTGTCTATGTGACAAGATTCATTCTGGGAGTTGCCCTTATATTTACCTGGCCACATTTCAGTCCTCTCATTGCTGATTATACCAATCCATCAAGCCGCGGAAAAGCTATGGCTATGTATGGAATAGCGATGGGACTTGGCACTATCCTTTCCTTCGGTGCAATAGGTCAGATGCCCAGGGTATTCGGGATATACAACAGCTTCCTTGTTGCGGCGGGAGTTGCCTTCCTTGCATCCATTGTTATCTGGGCAGGGCTGGTTGACAGGATGTCAGAGGAGAAGAAAAAACAGCCCGGCAGATTCAAAGAGCTCATGGCACTTGTAAAAAAATCAACACCGTTGAAAGTGAGTTATGCCGCTACTTTCATAGGCCGTGCGGATACGCCCATAATCCGGCTTCTCATGATGGTCTGGCTCGTCACGGCAGCAGAAAAACATGGATTAACCCCTGTCAAAGCAACCGGTATCGGTGGACTTATAATGATGGGTTTTGCAGTAATGGCAATGCTTAGTAATGTTGTAGCAGGTCCTCTTGTGGATAAGATAGGCCGCGTAGCAACAATAATCCTTTCCATGGCAAGCGCATCCATAGGATTTGGTCTGCTGTATTTTGTTGATAATCCCTTTTCATATGCTGTAGCATTGCCAATAGGTCTTATAGGATTCGGGATGTCTGGAGTGGTGATCGGCGCAAATACACTTGCGGCAGATGCAGCACCGAGGTATCTGGTCGGCACTGTTATGGGCGGGCTGAATACAGTCCAGTCAGTAGGGTTAATATTACTTTTGCAGGCGGCAGGAGTTATCCGCGATATATTCTCGACCCAGTTCGCGTTCATGTTCAAAGCTATTCTTAACGTACTTTTCATCGTCTGGTTACTGGTTGTAAGGAAAAAATGTGAGGCAGAACTCACATTGACAGCAAATGCTGAAAATCTTGGGGCCGCAGAAGCAGTTTTAAAATAA
- a CDS encoding FAD:protein FMN transferase has product MFAIILSSCSSLKFHEGSNDSLYVYRDFVMGVQVELTLRSSDENTAQNAAMEAFEEMKRLDRMLSNWKDDSEVSEINRNSSTEWIKVSDEMFEVLSRAQSLSKETNGAFDITVGKLLHLWNFYSRNPLEPSEKEQRNAMGYVSYKFIELDRVKKMLRFIKPGIEIDLGGIAKGYILEKGYEVLEDNGIQAGLINGSGDVYVWGEKPDGNLWNVAVRNPGNPETPLAILPLTDMAVFSSGDYERKFSNEGKTFHHIFDPRTGMPATGCHGVTVIAKTIKDADGLSSSVFVMGPEEGKDFADKIGGTGVIIIENDGRVVFNKWVRKRFSGVQIE; this is encoded by the coding sequence TTGTTTGCCATTATTCTTTCTTCGTGCTCGTCTTTAAAGTTCCATGAAGGGAGCAATGATTCCCTTTATGTTTACCGTGATTTCGTAATGGGTGTGCAGGTCGAGCTTACGCTTAGAAGCAGTGACGAGAATACCGCCCAAAACGCCGCAATGGAAGCATTTGAAGAAATGAAACGCCTCGACAGGATGCTGAGCAACTGGAAAGATGACAGTGAAGTATCGGAGATAAACAGGAACAGCTCTACGGAATGGATTAAAGTCTCTGATGAAATGTTTGAAGTGCTATCAAGAGCGCAGAGTCTTTCTAAAGAGACAAACGGGGCATTTGACATTACTGTGGGAAAGCTTCTGCATCTCTGGAATTTTTATTCGCGTAATCCTCTGGAACCTTCGGAAAAAGAACAGCGCAATGCCATGGGGTATGTGAGCTATAAGTTTATCGAACTGGATCGCGTAAAAAAAATGCTCCGTTTCATTAAACCTGGCATTGAGATTGATCTCGGAGGTATCGCGAAAGGATACATCCTGGAAAAAGGGTATGAGGTCCTCGAAGATAATGGAATACAGGCAGGACTAATCAATGGTTCCGGAGATGTTTATGTCTGGGGGGAAAAGCCTGACGGAAACCTCTGGAATGTAGCTGTGAGGAATCCGGGAAACCCTGAAACACCTCTTGCAATCCTGCCTCTTACAGATATGGCAGTGTTTTCATCAGGCGACTATGAACGGAAGTTTTCAAATGAAGGGAAAACTTTTCATCATATCTTTGATCCAAGAACCGGTATGCCTGCGACAGGATGCCACGGTGTTACTGTCATCGCAAAAACAATAAAAGATGCAGATGGTCTTTCATCGTCTGTTTTTGTAATGGGCCCTGAGGAAGGGAAGGATTTTGCTGATAAGATTGGCGGCACAGGTGTAATAATAATTGAGAATGATGGACGCGTGGTTTTCAATAAATGGGTTCGAAAAAGATTTTCAGGTGTTCAAATCGAGTAG